A section of the Citrus sinensis cultivar Valencia sweet orange chromosome 8, DVS_A1.0, whole genome shotgun sequence genome encodes:
- the LOC102612297 gene encoding protein CHLOROPLAST J-LIKE DOMAIN 1, chloroplastic: protein MAMTVSNVFHCPKAEVSLRNFNSRASISRFPPSFVRFPRAVSWDRSVTCAAASATGSSNSDSELNPYEVLGVNPIEGFDMVKAVYAKKRKEAERNNDEATAARLEKAYDKLMMEQLSKRKKGVTFGSFKVSKEIKFADKQPIFPWGPRFAKSSPQDIRINLAISAAFTAWIAIKRYAEYKPLQFLAFAFVYRFFEKLKSFEPAVSPTYTEEGDDDGRALRMGKRLLRCLALVFGVIAVSSLAYTGILNLIEYAGGFIPAFLFDNQELIVTGSSAVLLFIMASYYR, encoded by the exons ATGGCGATGACTGTCTCCAATGTGTTTCACTGCCCAAAGGCAGAAGTTTCTCTAAGGAATTTTAATTCCAGAGCCTCAATTTCGCGATTCCCGCCTTCTTTTGTTAG GTTTCCTAGAGCAGTTTCATGGGACAGAAGTGTGACTTGTGCTGCGGCATCAGCAACAGGGAGTTCAAATTCAGACAGTGAGTTAAATCCATATGAG GTTTTGGGTGTCAATCCTATTGAGGGATTTGATATGGTCAAGGCAGTGTATGCAAAGAAACGCAAGGAAgctgaaagaaacaatgacgAAGCAACTGCTGCACGA CTTGAGAAGGCATATGACAAACTCATGATGGAACAATTGAGTAAGCGGAAGAAGGGTGTGACTTTTGGTTCCTTTAAG GTTTCGAAGGAGATAAAATTTGCAGATAAGCAACCTATTTTTCCATGGGGGCCAAG GTTTGCCAAGTCCAGTCCACAAGACATACGTATCAATTTGGCAATATCTGCTGCATTT ACAGCTTGGATTGCTATCAAACGCTATGCTGAGTACAAACCATTGCAGTTTTTGGCTTTTGCATTTGTTTATCGATTTTTTGAGAAGTTGAAAAGCTTTGAGCCAGCTGTATCACCAACATATACA GAAGAAGGTGACGATGATGGGCGAGCACTTCGAATGGGAAAACGGCTTCTTCGCTGTCTTGCACTAGTTTTTGGTGTTATTGCTGTTTCCTCTCTG GCATACACtggtattttgaatttgattgaatatGCAGGTGGTTTCATACCTGCTTTTCTCTTCGATAACCAG GAATTGATAGTCACTGGTTCATCAGCTGTCTTGCTCTTCATAATGGCATCATATTATCGGTGA